A single genomic interval of Malania oleifera isolate guangnan ecotype guangnan chromosome 11, ASM2987363v1, whole genome shotgun sequence harbors:
- the LOC131167328 gene encoding pentatricopeptide repeat-containing protein At1g79540 gives MKLLPTILVPISKFTSKRPSFQYLHASLFTSAYETAISSKILTILETVNPMEDALERYVPVLSPNIVTKVIHEERNLELAFRFFVWATRRKSLYNWDSHNLVIDMLVRDDGFALFWKTLEELKNSEVPTPTHSFAVLIQAYSKSGMAEKAVESFGRMKDFNCRPDVFTYNTILHVLFQKGVFLLALAVYNQMLKSDSRPSLATFSILIDGLCKTGKTEDALQMFDEMTHRGISPNTMIYTIVLSGLCQANRTDDAHRLFCSMKGSGCGPDLIAYNALLNGFCKLGRIDEALVLLQSFRKEGYAVGVNEYSCLIDGLFRLGRYDEGLEWYRKMFKEEIEPDIILYTIMIRGFSKGGKVDDALRLLNEMAQRGLVPDTCCYNAVIKGFCDMGLLDKAQSLQLEISNNNCFPDSCTYTILICGMCKSGLVREAQKIFEEMEILGCFPSVVTFNALIDGLCKAGELKEAHLLFYKMEIGRNPSLFLRLSQGTDRVLDSTSLQSLVERLCDSGLILKAYKLLMQLVDSAVAPNIMTYNILINGFCKAKNLNGALKVFKELQLKGMSPDSITYGTLIDGLQRVGREDDAFEVFNQMIKNGCTPSLAVYRSLMSWSCRKGKVSLAFSLWLKYLRSLPGRGYDAIKLVEEYFEKGEIEKAVRNLLEMDFKLKDFDLAPYTIWLIGLCQAGRLDDALKIFSVLEEYRVNVTPPSCVMLIDGLCKSGNLDMATDIFLYTLEKSLILMPRICNRLLISLLCSEDKAGYAYGLVSRMKSVGYDLNALLYHKTKFLLQNHWKRRKVENFSPG, from the coding sequence ATGAAACTCTTACCCACGATTCTTGTACCGATTTCCAAGTTCACTTCCAAGCGGCCTTCTTTTCAGTATCTCCACGCCTCCCTGTTCACCTCCGCCTACGAAACTGCTATTTCCAGTAAAATCCTCACTATCCTGGAGACTGTGAACCCAATGGAGGATGCTCTAGAACGCTACGTTCCTGTTCTCTCTCCTAACATTGTGACTAAAGTTATCCATGAAGAGCGAAACCTTGAGTTGGCTTTTCGATTCTTCGTGTGGGCAACGAGACGGAAGAGTCTGTACAATTGGGATTCGCACAATCTGGTTATTGATATGCTGGTCCGGGATGATGGGTTTGCATTGTTCTGGAAAACTCTTGAGGAGCTGAAGAATTCTGAGGTTCCAACACCTACGCATTCTTTCGCTGTACTCATTCAGGCTTACTCAAAGTCGGGCATGGCTGAGAAGGCCGTGGAGTCGTTTGGTAGAATGAAAGATTTTAACTGTAGGCCTGATGTGTTCACTTACAATACAATTTTACACGTTTTGTTCCAAAAAGGGGTGTTTTTGTTAGCATTAGCAGTTTATAATCAGATGCTGAAGTCGGATTCTAGGCCAAGTCTGGCTACTTTTTCCATTTTAATTGATGGTTTATGCAAAACTGGCAAGACTGAAGATGCCCTCCAAATGTTTGATGAAATGACCCATAGAGGTATATCGCCAAACACAATGATATATACTATTGTTTTATCTGGTTTGTGTCAGGCAAATAGGACTGATGATGCACACAGACTGTTTTGTTCAATGAAAGGAAGTGGATGTGGTCCTGATTTGATTGCTTACAATGCTTTGCTCAATGGGTTTTGTAAATTGGGCAGGATTGATGAAGCTCTTGTGCTTTTGCAGTCTTTCAGGAAGGAGGGGTATGCTGTTGGGGTAAATGAGTATAGTTGTTTGATTGATGGTTTGTTTAGATTGGGAAGATACGATGAAGGGCTTGAATGGTACAGAAAAATGTTTAAAGAGGAAATTGAGCCTGATATTATTCTGTACACTATAATGATTCGAGGATTTTCAAAAGGAGGCAAGGTTGATGATGCTTTGAGGTTATTAAATGAGATGGCTCAGAGAGGTCTGGTTCCTGATACCTGCTGCTACAATGCCGTGATCAAGGGATTTTGTGATATGGGTCTTTTGGATAAGGCTCAGTCCCTGCAACTTGAGATTTCGAATAACAATTGTTTCCCTGACTCCTGCACTTACACCATTCTCATTTGCGGTATGTGCAAGAGTGGGCTGGTGAGAGAAGCACAAAAAATATTTGAGGAGATGGAGATTCTTGGCTGCTTCCCTTCTGTTGTGACCTTTAATGCTCTTATTGATGGGCTTTGCAAGGCTGGGGAGCTTAAAGAAGCCCACCTGCTTTTTTACAAGATGGAAATTGGGAGAAATCCATCATTGTTCCTTCGGCTTTCTCAAGGGACTGATCGGGTTCTTGATAGCACTAGCCTCCAGTCATTAGTGGAGCGATTATGTGATTCCGGATTAATTCTTAAGGCTTACAAGCTTCTCATGCAACTTGTTGATAGTGCAGTTGCACCGAACATTATGACTTACAATATCCTCATCAATGGCTTTTGCAAAGCAAAGAATCTAAATGGTGCTTTAAAGGTTTTCAAGGAGCTTCAACTCAAAGGGATGTCCCCTGATTCTATTACGTACGGAACCCTTATAGATGGGCTTCAAAGGGTTGGCAGAGAAGATGATGCTTTTGAGGTTTTTAATCAAATGATAAAGAATGGGTGCACGCCAAGTTTGGCAGTTTACAGATCACTCATGAGTTGGTCGTGCCGGAAGGGGAAAGTTTCATTAGCTTTTAGTCTTTGGTTGAAGTATCTAAGGAGCCTCCCTGGACGGGGATATGATGCTATCAAACTAGTAGAGGAATATTTTGAGAAAGGAGAAATAGAAAAGGCAGTCCGAAACTTACTTGAAATGGATTTTAAGTTAAAAGATTTTGATTTAGCTCCTTACACCATTTGGCTTATTGGGTTGTGTCAGGCAGGAAGACTAGATGAtgccttaaaaatattttctgttcTTGAGGAGTATCGGGTCAATGTTACTCCTCCTAGCTGTGTAATGTTGATTGATGGTTTGTGCAAAAGCGGGAATCTGGACATGGCTACAGACATTTTCCTTTATACACTGGAGAAAAGTTTAATACTGATGCCGCGAATTTGCAACCGGTTGCTCATATCTCTTCTTTGTTCTGAGGATAAAGCTGGATATGCCTACGGTCTTGTTAGCAGAATGAAGTCTGTGGGGTATGATTTGAATGCCCTTCTTTACCATAAGACAAAGTTTCTGCTGCAGAACCATTGGAAAAGGCGGAAAGTGGAAAATTTTTCACCTGGATAA